The Methanobrevibacter sp. DNA window TACAGCTAATGCAGCAGCAGTACCTCCTGCACTTCTGATTGGACCTGCAAAATATACTCCAATATATTTTGTTCCATCGAAGTTTTGTTTGATTTTAACATCTGAAATACCTTCCAATGGAGCTGCTACTACTCCTTCAGTTAAAATCGCAAGTGCAGTTCTTAGGCCCTGGTCGCATCTTTGTTCTTCGTTCCAATTGGCCTTCTCTCCGGTTAATGTGAATGTACCATCTGCAATTTCAGCGGCAATTTCAAAAGCAACAGATTCCCTGTCCATATCCTTTTCTAATTCTTTAATTCTTTTTGCCACACCTTCAGGACCTACAAGCCCTTCCACTCTTTCTGCTAAATCCTTTGCAAGAGGTACTTCAGTTTCGGTTTCGACATCCAAACCTTTAGACCTAGCCTTGTTGGCTATTTCATATAGGTGATTGGTTTCTTTTTCTAATCTATCAAAATAATCCATGGTAATCGCCAAAGTTACAAAATTAATTTAGTATATTATACTTAGGTTTTCATGTATAATAAATTTTTTAGATAATACTTAAATATGTCAAAATCTTAATTTATTAATGTATCTCGTAGTTGAATTTTATTAAATTAATATTGCTATTATGGTGATTTTAATGTCTGATGATAAACCAATAAACGCTATGTATGGTCAAAAAGTAAAACTGGATTTAGATAAACTCAGAAACAAATCTAAAACTGAAAAAGTAGTTAAAGAGGTTGCTGAGGAACCTGTTGTAGAAGAAAAAGTTCCTGAACCTGTGGTTGAAGCACCTGTTGAGGAAGTTGCTGTAGAAGAAGCTCCTGAAACTGTTGAAGAAATTGTAGAGGAAGTTCCTGAAGAAACACCGGCAGATGAAGAAGTTTCTGACGAACCTATCCAAAACGAACCAGTAGTTGAAGTTGTCGGAGAACCTGTTGAAGAACCAGTTGAGGAAAAACCAGAAGAAACTTCTAAAAATGATGATTTGAAATCAAAATTAGCTGAAAAAGATAAAAAATTATCATATCAATCAAATGAACTTAACTACTTAACCAATAAAGTAATTCCTAAACTTAAAAAAGAAAATGCAGAATTAAAAGAAATTAAAAACGAGTTAACTGATGCACTTCATAAATCTACAAGAAAATATTTAGATCAATTAGATATTAATGCAGATTTAAGTAACAACATTGGAAAATTAGGTGCTGAAGGTGCTGTTCACAAAGTAAGGGCTGATAAATTAGAATCTCAAGTAGAAACAATTAAAGAAGAGTTAGAATCTAAAATATCAGAACTTAAAGATAAACTTTCTAAAAATGATGTTGATGCTATTACAAAAGAAAATAGCAAATTATCTAATGAAATCCGTAATTTAAAAGATAAATTATCTGAAGCAAGAAAGGAAAATATATCCCTTTCTGATGAAATTGACAAATTAAGATCTGAAATCATCGAATTTGGAAATTACAAAGAGGAAGTGGATGCACAAAATAAAAAAGAAATTGACGGATATAAAAGTGAAATATCTGAAATTAGAACTCAACTCAAAGTTAAAGAAAGTAGTTATGATAAACTTTCAAATGAAAGTGGAAAAACTATTTCTGATTTAAGAAAACAAGTTGCTAAACTTGAAGAAAAATTAGAAAAAGAATCCAATAAAGGATTATTTAATAGATTCAAATAGATGATTAATTTCATCTATAACCTTATTTTTTCATGAACTCTGATGCTTATTTTATGGATGAAGCTTTAAAAGAAGCTGAAAAATCTTTAGCTGAAGGCGGAATTCCGATTGGAGCGGTCTTAGTTAAAGATGATGAAATTATTTCTAGAGGACATAACAGATTAATTCAAAACGAGTCTGTAGTTTTACATGCTGAAATGGATGCAATAGAAAATGCGGGGCGCCTAAACTATGAGGATTATCGCAAATGCACATTGTATACAACATTGTCCCCTTGTCCAATGTGTTCGGGGGCTGTAATATTATATAACATATCACGTGTTGTCATTGGTGAGAATAAGACATTGATGGGTGCTGAAAATTTTCTTCAATGCAACGATGTTGAAGTTGTTGTATTGGATGATATGAGATGCAGGGACTTATTTTTAAAATTTACATGTAATAATTCGGAAATTTGGGATGACGAGCTTAAAAAAGTGGGTAATAGTACTGAGGTAAAATAATGGAGATAATTGTAACAGATGAACGTGATGATAGATTCATTGAATTTTGCAACTCATTTGGATGTAGGGTGGATGAGCCTCAAGTGGTTCTGCTTTTAAATAGCTTCGGTAAAATTGTAGGATGCAGCAGCTTTAAAGTGTATGATGCTGATTCTGCTGAGATTGTCACATTATTTTTAAATTCTTATGATGACCGTGAGAAAATATCATATAAACTAATTAGACAACTTGAAAAAATAGCTATGGATTATGAATTCAAAAGCATTGTTGTTAGTTTTGATTCAAAAGAAGATATTTTAATTGAAATATTTGAAAAACTAGACTATAAATTTGTAGATGAGCTTCTGATGAAAAAAGAGTTCAAAAGTTTAATTTAAAAAAAGAAAAATTTAAAAGATTAAGCTTCTTTTCTTAATCTTTTAACAACAAAGTCTTTATCCAAACTTAATAAGAATGAAGCTGCTCTAGGGCCTTGTTTTTGACCGAGAATCATTTTATAGATAGCTTGGAATCCTTTTTGTGGTTTCAATTCCTGAGCTTCCAGGATTTCATACATTGCATCATGCAAGTCAGCAGCATCTGAAAACTCAGTGGTTTCCATCAATGTTGCTAAATCAGCTAAGAATTGGTCTTGTTCTGGAGTTAATGGTAATTTTGGAATACTTTTCTCTTGAACTTTGAATTTAACAAAGTTAGGCGCATAAGTGTCCAGCCAGTAGATTACATTGTCAACTCTTTCACGGTATTGTGCCAGTTCTGTTTCGGTCAAGTCACCGAATTCCTTATCCTTGAAGCTTTTGGTCAATTGTGAGTTTCTTTTAAGAATGTCGAAGATTTTTTCTAAATCGTCCCCAGCAATTTGGTAAGCGTTGACGAGGAATCTGAATGGTGGTCTGAAAGGCAAAGGACTACCTTCATTGATTTGCACGATTTCATAGATTTCCTTGAATTTTCTGCCTTCTTTTTCAGATGGTGCTTCAACTTCATCATAGAATACTTTTTCCACTGTATCGAATTGGTCGATAAAGTCTAAGAAAGGCATTTTAGGTGAGAAGTCTTTTGCTTTCATAGGTTTTGATCTGAACAGGTAGTAGTGAAGACTTTCTGCCGGACCTATTTTCAACCATTCTTCAGGAGCGAAGAATACTCCATGGGATTTACTCATTGCTTCACCGTCAAGGGTAATCCATTCATATGGCACTGGGTATGGTGCAGGGTAGTCGAATATTTTTTCAGATATTACGCTACTTACATCATATGATCCTCCACTTGCAGCATGGTCTTTTCCGAACGGTTCGCATGTTGTTCCAAATATTTTCCATCTTGCAGCCCATTCCACTCTCCAGGTCAATTTACCGTTACCGGTTTTAATGTCCATTTCTCCTTCGTGGCCACATTCACATCTGTATTTGATGATGTCTCCATCGTAATCGTAAGCGTAAGTTGTATTTACTCTTCCACATTCATCACAAATCGGGTTGTAAGGCAACCAGTCGTCAGCTAAAGGTTCTCTTCTGTATTGGTTGAAGATTTCTTTTATCTCTTCAACTTTTTCTAAGGAAGTTCTGATGTAATCGTTATAAACTCCGGATTTGTACATTTCAAAACCGGATTTGGTTTCCATCTCGATTCCGTAATCGTCCATCACTGAAAGTAAAGGTTTTTCAAAGTGTTCTACAAAGTTAGCGCAACAGCCGTCAGGACATGGAATCATTGAGTATGGCATTCCTAGGTATTTGTCGTAAGATTCAGGTAATGGATATGGAACTTTTCTTAGTGGGTCGTGGTCATCTGCAATCCATATTGTTTTAGCTTTTTTTCCTTTTTCCCTTAATTTCTTTCCAATTCCGTTAGCTACAAATATGTCACAGGAGTTTCCAATGTGTATTGAACCTGAGATGGAAGTTCCACTTGCTATGATGTGTTCTTCCACATCCATTTTACTTAATTCATTTGCTATGTTTTCAATCCAATGTGTCATCTAAATTCACCATTATAATAATAAGAATAAGTTTTATACTAACTTAATTTTTGTAAGTAGTAATATAAAAAACTATTATATTATACTAATATTTTTAGGGTCAATGATTTTATCTATCGCATCCATGAAATCTTTTGAAATAACTTTTTTCCTTGCAGATCTTATTGCAAACATTCCTGCTTCGGTACATACTGCTTTCAGGTCTGCTCCTGAGAAACCTTCGGTTACTTCACTGATTTTGTCAAAATCGATGTTTTCATCTATTTTCATTTTTTTAGTGTGGATTTCAAGAATATGCTTTCTACCATCTTTTGAAGGATTCGGCACTTCTATTGCTCTGTCAAATCTTCCAGGTCTTAAAAGTGCATCATCTAAAATGTCCGGTCTGTTTGTTGCTCCAATGATGCCGACATTTCCTCTAGGGTCAAATCCATCAAGTTCTGCTAAAAGTTGCATCAAGGTTCTTTGAACTTCTCTGTCGGCTCCTGATGTGTCACCCATTCTTTTTGTACCGATTGCATCAATCTCTTCAATGAAGATGATTGCAGGTGTTTTTTCACGTGCCAGTTCGAATACTTCACGAACATATCTTGAACCTTCACCTAAATATTTGTTGACAAATTCTGATGCCACAAGCTTGATGAATCTTGCATTTGTCTCATTGGCAACGGCCTTTGCAAGTAATGTTTTACCTGTTCCAGGAGGTCCGTATAACAGGATTCCCTTAGGCGGGTCGATACCGATTTCCTCAAATATTTCCGGGTGTTTGATTGGAAGCTCAACGGTTTCTCTCAGCTCAACGATTTGGTATTTGAGCCCACCTATATCGTCATAAGTAATGTTTGGACGGTCTATAACTTCCATTGCAGTGATGTTTTCATCTTTCTTTTTTGGGAAAACTTTAACGACAGTCAAAGTATTTTGGTTTAGTGATACTCTTGCACCGGGCTCCAAAAATTCTGTATTAATGGATTTGGGATAATTAACTAAAAATTCATGCCCCACATTTCCCTTAATTCCAACTTGATTGTCATCAAATACTTCAGTTACTGTTGCAAGGATTAGCGGATTTTTCTTGAATGATTTGATTTCACCTTTAAGTTCCTTGATTTTACCTTCAAGTTGGCGATTGCTAACGTTTGATTTTAACTGTTCTCCTTCAAGTTTTCTAACTTTTTCTATTAATTCATTTTTCTTTTCAGTTAAGTTATCAATAGTTTCTATCAATTCCTCTTTTGAAGTTTCAGCTGAAGAATTCATAATGAGCCTCCTAAAATAAGTTGGTTAATTATATGTAAAAAATGTAATTAATAAATTACGAAAAAAAAGAAAAAGGAAATAGATATTAATATATATCTATTTTATTAGGTCGGAATCGGATTTGTCCAACCATTCGTTAACGATTTTCACTGCACAGAAGTTACCGCACATGGTACATGCGTCTTCATCTTCAGGAGGTCTTTGATCCCTTTTTGCACGTGCAGCTTCAGGGAACATTGCACATTCATATTGTGCTTCCCAGTCAAGTC harbors:
- a CDS encoding nucleoside deaminase encodes the protein MNSDAYFMDEALKEAEKSLAEGGIPIGAVLVKDDEIISRGHNRLIQNESVVLHAEMDAIENAGRLNYEDYRKCTLYTTLSPCPMCSGAVILYNISRVVIGENKTLMGAENFLQCNDVEVVVLDDMRCRDLFLKFTCNNSEIWDDELKKVGNSTEVK
- the lysS gene encoding lysine--tRNA ligase, which translates into the protein MTHWIENIANELSKMDVEEHIIASGTSISGSIHIGNSCDIFVANGIGKKLREKGKKAKTIWIADDHDPLRKVPYPLPESYDKYLGMPYSMIPCPDGCCANFVEHFEKPLLSVMDDYGIEMETKSGFEMYKSGVYNDYIRTSLEKVEEIKEIFNQYRREPLADDWLPYNPICDECGRVNTTYAYDYDGDIIKYRCECGHEGEMDIKTGNGKLTWRVEWAARWKIFGTTCEPFGKDHAASGGSYDVSSVISEKIFDYPAPYPVPYEWITLDGEAMSKSHGVFFAPEEWLKIGPAESLHYYLFRSKPMKAKDFSPKMPFLDFIDQFDTVEKVFYDEVEAPSEKEGRKFKEIYEIVQINEGSPLPFRPPFRFLVNAYQIAGDDLEKIFDILKRNSQLTKSFKDKEFGDLTETELAQYRERVDNVIYWLDTYAPNFVKFKVQEKSIPKLPLTPEQDQFLADLATLMETTEFSDAADLHDAMYEILEAQELKPQKGFQAIYKMILGQKQGPRAASFLLSLDKDFVVKRLRKEA
- a CDS encoding proteasome-activating nucleotidase → MNSSAETSKEELIETIDNLTEKKNELIEKVRKLEGEQLKSNVSNRQLEGKIKELKGEIKSFKKNPLILATVTEVFDDNQVGIKGNVGHEFLVNYPKSINTEFLEPGARVSLNQNTLTVVKVFPKKKDENITAMEVIDRPNITYDDIGGLKYQIVELRETVELPIKHPEIFEEIGIDPPKGILLYGPPGTGKTLLAKAVANETNARFIKLVASEFVNKYLGEGSRYVREVFELAREKTPAIIFIEEIDAIGTKRMGDTSGADREVQRTLMQLLAELDGFDPRGNVGIIGATNRPDILDDALLRPGRFDRAIEVPNPSKDGRKHILEIHTKKMKIDENIDFDKISEVTEGFSGADLKAVCTEAGMFAIRSARKKVISKDFMDAIDKIIDPKNISII